The genomic interval TTACATTGCCACGAGGCTCTAAgatcccaacacatcagcatttttttgcACATATGAAGCTTTAATGGCCTGTGCAATACGTATTGAGTTATGTGTGGTAATAAATAATTCtattaacacagctttttttcgtgaatgatttgtggatgaaaaccgATTGTTTTTCAAAAATACAGACTATGTCAAGAGAACAAGAATGACCACAGCCTGTGTTTTGAAATTTTCagcgtctttttacaatctttgaatgttacgaCAAacgtcgaatgaaatcaagattaggtaTGAATTTCTAAGAGAATTACTTGAATAtcatgatccttcaaattttgaTCTAgtatagtgcagcacgatcttggcagccatATCACCCAGTTTCCCTAGGAACCTGTGGCACCACTCAccccgctctttcttctgcctttccccttcACAAGtctgtcaccaatactataattctctctctctctctctctctctctcttcatctctctctctctatccacttGTTAACcacactttaaaaatatatattaccactcaatctcccaaagaaaatataatgaaattaagtagttataaataggcctatgctttaatgtaagcagattttgctctctctcgctctcgtctctctctcttctctcttctctctctctctctctccacttttaaaacacagtTGAGAAGATATTAttactcaatctctcaaagtaagtataataaattaagtatctctataaataggcctatgtttgtacattctctctctctctctctctctctctctctctctctctctctcctccaagtttctttccccatcaccacatctctctctctcttttaagtttctttcctcatttctctctctctctctctctctctctctctctccacttttgaaacatttgaaaaaatattatcactcaatctctcaaagtaaatataatgaattaagttatctatcgataggcctatacTTGCGCGCGTTCTCTCTCgtcaaatatttcattctttactctaTTGTTCCTCATAATTTCCACAAGTGCtgccaaattttaaaacattttctctcgtTTATTgagcaatatatgtccgaagatttaaaaaaaaaaaaactgtatcctgactttccttgccaattgtacactcgacaagaaaactgaagatacagttttcattagctttcgttcatccaatttcccatttgttttttactgaaaagacataatatcgctaaatttactctagaatatgaaaatataccgcacattatatcatataagttaaaactgcaaaacaaaagcgttcagatacttaaaaacacgatatatgtccgaagtaattggaatttttcagatggaTTTGTTCATAGAGATCtagtagatagaatgtgaatttctgattttagtactatgtatcacgacgacaatatttactcgttttgcttcatgaacaggGATATATtacatcatcgtaagtggtgaatgcaattattttagtttctacaaacttatgtttgtattccaaagcgattaaagttagctgacgtcaatggcactcaatgttgcgacgactaggtaggttgaacaaatcttagttgcatccgcaagagcgtttttcTATGATGCGAGGAGGaaccctagaacttcgagcgggaaagcgaaAGTCACTGGATAcctactggctaacgtaacgggtttcaacactttgattactttgacattgatatggatcgaatgctagttgctgtttacaaagctactgtctttcaacataatcttaatcaaggttaaagtagcatttcagctcaaagattttctggctatatgctcccattacaaagcagttcgtagtagcctacagccctacacgactgcatttcttttccgcgaggctgaaagatctcccacgatacaaaactttaattgcctgtgcattacatatttagttatttgtggtaataaatatttttacttaaaacagcttttttcgtgaatgatttgtggatgaaacacGATTTTCAAAAGtgaagactatatcaagagagcaagaatgaccgcaccctgtgtctaaaattttccacgtcttttacaatctttgaatgctacggcaactgtcggatgtaatcaagattagggtatgcattttcttagagaattaacttgaatattatgatccttcaattTTATGTaacatagtgcagcacgatcttggcagccatatcatgtcgcgcaagcataggcctatcgatagagatactaaATTCCtatattttcttcctttcctttccccccgtcacaagtccgtcaccagtactataattctcttctctctctctctctctctctctctctctctctctctctctctctctctctccacttctaaaacatactttaaatatatatatattccactcaatctcccaacaaaatataatgaaattaaatagttATAAATAGCCTAAGgtttcacatgagcagattttgactcctctctctctctctctctctctctctctctctctctctctctctctccccacttttaaaacacatttgaaaaaatattatcactctatctctcaaagtaaataaaatgaataagtatctctatagataggcctatgcttgtgcgtgctctctctctctctctcttcctctcttccaaatttctttccccatctctctctctctctctctctctctctctctctctctctctccacttttgaaacatttggaaaaataatattatcacttaatctctcaagtaaatataatgaattaattatctctatcgataggcctatgctgcTGCGCTTTCTccctatcgtcataatattttattctttactgtattgttcctcacaaTTTCCACAAGTAAAGcctaaattttaaaaccctttcttccTCAATCGTTTAAGATCCgtttttaattacgtatgaaaTTTTAcggtcagtttagtgtcaaacattacatataaataaggtttcacagtagaattttaaaaaaggatgatcgatattctaccctgaactgatgttaccaaaccaacactaacgaataatatagagcctgtttctacattcaagtataaatgattataggacctcaacagaatctttatggtttaaagttgatggaaatctagaaagcaacaaatgctatgattttgaagctccgccccctttcaagagttgccaggtgcggcattattgaacaatatatgtccgaagatttaaaaaaactgtatcttaactttccttgccgagtgtacatgcACCCATAGATGTTAACCCAAGTAATGGGAAAACAGGAATGCTGTGAACACGAAACGAAAATCCATAGGGCACACTGAATGTTACAATAGGAAGTACTGatgataataatggtgataatCTAAAAGCTAATATTTATATGTCCCAATTCATTAAATTTTTCAGATAAGTTCTAAGTAGAACAAAACAAGATATCGTTGGAATTTTTGTATCCTTAGGATCAAAATTATGTACATTTGCCCATAGCTTGAGGGCCaaaagatgtaataataataataataataataataaaaataataataataataataataataataataataatagaagtagtaatatatAATGGCGATATGAGAATGTTGTAAAGCACAACATGATTTCCGTGGATCTCTTCCAGTCGAGACAGCATTAACTCCTGACCTTGCGTCGTAACTCATAAAAGAAGATATTAATAGTTGTGGTGATTGCATATGGAAGCAACTGTGagaaattcctctcacaacgattatTTTTCTATTCACTTGTTTCCCGCTTCTCCACACATATTCCTGCCTTTGCTGGTAGGTAAGCCTTTGCTGGTAGGCAAAGTGCCACGTATTCGATAACCTGGCGACAAGAACGAGATGGTTCTCGTGTCATTTTTGTGCTTTATTCCTTAGTCACTCTTGTTCCCCGTGGAACACTCCCCTGCACGCTATgttaaattaatttctatatacaAGAAGATAATATGTCCTTTTTATAAATCAAAATCCTAATGTAATTGACTAGTCTGCACGGGTATAAAAAGGCCCCACAAGCCGCAATCATCTTTTGCTTCAAGCCATCCCGTTAAATTCCACGGGCAGAGGGGGCTCCAGTACTAGCTTGTTTAGTTTTCTGAGGAAAGGAGTTGTGAGTGACTTCGATGACCATGGCTAAGTCCAGTGAGTAATCGTTCCATATCTTTGCCATTACTGGCTCTAGTGTACTGTTTGATATCTGTGGTTGAGTAATAATGCATTGCCATTATGTTCATGTGTCAATGATGaagtatttttctgaattttgtgAGATTTTTTAAGATTCTCGTGGTCGTGTGGCCACTCAAATTTCTTTGTAAAGTAAGGGGTAATCCATCCCCAATGTTTGTGAGTCACAGTGTAGATATGTAATCACTcatttaaattctatttttataataaaataataaaaattcagtgTTTCCATAGAGCTGTCCTTGTGTACGGGCTGGGACTTTTCCCTTCAGGTGGGACTATCCTCTTCATAGCACTGAGGTAGAACTAGTGCTCTGTCATCAAATATATCGAGACACTATTTGTCTCTTATTAGTTTAAATAGTTTTTAACTATGCTTTTCTTTTATACTATGGGGAATTAACGAATTGGTTgcatttaagaacattctcaaggattgcttgagagagagagagagagagagaggtgggggaggtgAATGATGAGTGGGTGGTTAAAGAGTGAACTGCTTGTTTGTCGGGCGTGTTGGCTCGTTGAGTGGCTGAGTCGCCGAGCATACAGAGTCAGTCAGGAGTAGTCAGTCAATGAAGGCATTTGGAGTGAGAAGTGGTCAGTCAGTAGAGTCGTCTGTGTGCTTTTCACATAAGTTTTGGGGTATTTTAGTAATTGAGTTCTGTCATGCCGGTATCCATCTGTTGTTGCATTTGTTGGTGCTGCGTTTGCATCTGTCTGTGTTTGACGTGTTGGATGAGCGGTTTGTTGGTGACAGTGTTGGTGTTGCGTTTGTGTCCGTCTGTGTTTGTCGTGTTGGATGAGCAGTTTGTTGGTGACAGTTGGTTTGCTTTCAACGGCCATACCGTGTTGAAAGCACAGCTTCTCGcctgattgtgtcaagtttcctggtgagtaaatatgtttgaaatttttgttttattttgctgaaCCAAGTGTCCTGTTAGTAATTAAGTAAAGTAAAGGGAAAAGTGTGGCTGGGGAAAATTTGTAAGCCAGGAGTGGTTAACGTAAATGTGGAGATGTcttgcttgcttttgtttttttagcctGTGATCCAGCCACATAATATTTTTGGCGCccaaacagggactgctggtgtggctgtAACAGGACGACTTGGACAGTGAGGTTAGTATGACTGCTGAAGAGGTAAGGATGGAAGGCTTAGGGAGGAACTGCAGTTGGTGAGGGAAGCCAAGGAAAAGgtgaagtggagaatgagagactGAGGATTGAGTGTGAAAagcaaaagagggagttggaagaATTGAGAGGAATGATGAGGAATGaggaagagggaatgaaagaggaagtgaaagggGCTGAAGAACAAATGATTTAGAAAATGGATGAGAAGCGGTTGATGATGATTACTGTGCAGGAAATATTTAATGGACTTCTTGGATAGGGGGCTGTTGGAGGTAGGCTTCCTAGGTCTTGTGGTGGGCTTGGAGTGATAAAGGTGAGAGGGCAAGTGAATGAGAGTATGAGTGAAGAGGGTAATGTGTTTGTGATAagtgaggaaaagaagggaaagacAAAGGACAAGGACAGAACTGAGGACAAGGGTAAGAAGGAAactgagaagaaaaataagactaAAGGGAAGAAGATTGGTAAGGATGACAGACAGGGTGAGATAAGGACTGAGGACATTGGGAAAAGGGCTGAGAGTAAAGGACAGGATGAGAGTGATTCGGATAGTTGTAGGTGGAAACAAGTAGGCAAGAAGAAGGGTAGGAAGGGCGTGGCTAAGAGTCTGGATGTGGGTATGGAGGTGGATTCGCCATATTCGGAAGAGTTTAAGAGAAGTCAGGATGGAAGTAGcagaagtgagagtgagagtgagcgagAAATACAAAAGGCTGTGTACCTATATGAGGGAGGTGCCTCGATGTGCAtgatatgaggaatatggtagttgGGATATAGGGGACTtctttaaggaatatgagaaataCTGTACAGCAGAGTATGGGGATAATAGGAGAGTTTGGGTTAGGGAATTAGGGGAATTTTTGACAGGatatttgttgagtatgtatgggataATGATGAATGTAGGGGATGTGTTGTATGAGAGTGTTAAGACTAGGATTATGGAGCAGGGTAGGAGGGCAAAGAATAGCGTTAGGTATTGAAAGAAGAATGATTTTGAGGAGGCCAGAATGAATaatggtgagtcgttgtcgatgtatgcaTGCCAGTTAGAGACATTAGCtaagaaaaagtttggggatgagggAGTAAATGAATAcaaggagttaatgaggaagTTGTTACTGTGCCTGAGAGGTTGTATGACTTTATAAATTtgaaatgtaaggaaaaagtaAGATGGACAAATGAGAGGTTGACATGGAATGATAGTTGAGGATTACaaattagataggtgtatgaaagaaagCAGAAGTGTCAGCGTCAAGACAGGAGTGAATGAGTGTATGCCTGAGTTTAGGAACTATAgagaggcagttttagaagggctgaggtgaatggcagagtgagtggttgataggagcgttagggccAGTAGCATAAGTATGGTGAACCCTAAGAGATAGTAGTGTGAGTGTCAAAAGGTTAGGGTCAGTTAGCTGTGAGCGGGAGCAGAAGTGTTAGAGATGTGGGAAACCAGGgcataagaagaatgaatgttggtgggtGTTAGGAGCTTGGTTTGGGTGTGGGAAGACGGGACATTTAGCTAGTGAGTGTCAGAGAGATAGGGAAATTAAATGTTATAGATGTGAGTAGACAAGGCATGTGGAGTGGAAGGTCATTTGGCAAGTGTGTGTAgcctgggaattcgggaaactagatGTTaaagggattcagttgggtgggttcTCCAGTGTGCGGGCAGTAAGGGTGATGCATGTGTGGGAAGGGTTGTTGCATGATAAAGGGGTTCTTAGAAAGGGGGTTAGTAAGATAGCAAGGATTCATGATAGCAGTGTGTTTGTGgcgaactttgtgggtatgactGAAGTTGCTAGAAGCGAGAATGACTTGTTGAGCAAGGAAGAGAGTGAGGAAATCCAAGATAAGTGCTTGGCGATAAGTAAGTTGCAAGAATgcattttgggaggagtgcgtgtggaagattgGCCGTGTGAGTTGTAGGTATACAAGAGGTTTGCAAGAGAGTTTGTAGTGTGCAAAAatgtagtgtactttttgcacCAGTGAGGAATGCATGATAAGGGAGTGTATGTGCTTGTGTTTCCCAGTGactcagctgtgagtatgtgccTGTTGGTCCATGATTGGTTTTGGTATATGGGGAAGAATAAGtagtgggaatgcatgagagagagagattatttgcaCCTGGGTTAAGTAAGATTTGTGTAGATGTGGCCgttacatgagaagaatgtcagaggggaaagtatcagagtgcaTGTGAGTCTGCCTGTGTTGTGACTGCagatgaaagaactgtttgaaatgcttgtgattaaATGTGTTTCTTTGCCAATGACTGTGAGAGGGCATGTGAGAATGACTGTGATGGTGGACTACATGAGCAAATTTGCGTATAGAGTCCCCATCCAGAATAAGAGGAGTGAGACTGTCGAGTGAATGGTGAGCCAAGTGATGTTGccaatgtgtgtatgtaagccTGTGAGAATGTTGAGATAATGGGCCTGAGTTTGTGGAATGGGAATTTGAGGAAATGCTGAGGGAATCGGGTATTGTACATGTTTATTCTACTCTGTAAGTGTGATAATGTTTGGGATATGCATGTGGGGCATGCGGTGTGGGTGTACAACGCCATGTTGcaaaagagtataggtatgtcacCCTGTAAGTATGTGGTAAATTTTGAGAGAATTATCATGCCTAGGTTGGGGTTAACAGAGAGTGATCGGGATATATGGAAGAGAGCAAGTGagaggtttgaaagttttagggttggggataaagtgttgaaagaggtgattgggaggggaagaatgaatgtgaataaggtaagggaaAATTTAATGGGCCTTTGAGGTTTTGGAAGTGGGGTCAAGTGGGttaagttatgttttggggaagttGCGAATGGATGGGGGTATTCATGAGGTCAGGGCACATCATAATCAGCTCCAcagtgagtggttgaaagtgaataaatcagtgagcaaatggattTGCGGGATCAGCTGGTATTGATTGAGTttggaagaaagtggaagaagctaagaaaaggaatgaaagggaaatgCGAGGAATGTCTGATAAAGGGGTAAGTGTTGGGGTAGAGATGGTTGATAAAGCATGCAATACAGATAAGcctggggagggaatggatgaaacTGACAGTGTGtatgggtttgagttgacagagtTTAGCGAGATTTTGACAGGAGTGGAACCAAGTAGTAGGGAAGTGGttagcagtatgaatgagtctcttcaggagtttaGCAGGGAATTGAATGAGgtgagtgatttggtggcagagatACGGGAGATATTGGGgtaagagttagaaggggtagatgagatagtgaatgggatttgggaggacagTAGTAAGAGAGATAGTGtgagtttgaatgaaagtggtaTGGAAGTAGTGAATGATGATGCGACTGAGAGTGTATGAGGGGCCTCGAACAAGATCCGAACATCCCTGGGTTTTAAAGAGGGCTATTTAGTATGGATGTTGTGAATATGTGAgaggatgttgtcaaatgtaactggggaggaaatatggggaaattaatgaattgattgcaTTTGACAACATTTTCAAGGGTTgcttgtgagaaagagagaggagggagagagagagggtgtgaatGATGAATGGGTGGTTAACAAGCGAACTGCTAGTTTGGCAGGCGTGTTGGCTCGTTGAGTGGCTGGGTCGCCGAGCATTCTGAATCAGTCAGGAGCAGTCAGTCAATGAAGGTATTCGGAGTGAGAGGTGGTCCGGCAGGAGAGTCGTCTGTATGCTTTTCACATAAGTTTTGGGGTATTTTAGTAATCAAGTTCAGTCGTGCTTGTGTCCATGTTGTGTTCGTTGGTGATGCGTTTGTGTCCATCTGTGTTTGACATGTTGGATGAGCAGTTTGTTGATGACAATGTTGGTGTTGTTGCATTTGTTGGTGTTGtgtttttgtctgtctgtgtttgtCATGTTGGATGAGCAGTTTGTTAGTTACAATTGGTTTGTTTTTGACAGCCATACCATGTTGAAAGCACAGCTTCTCCccctgattgtgtcaagtttcTTGGTGAGTAACTGTGTTTGAGATTTGTGTTTGTTCTACTGAACCAAGTGTCCTGTTAGTAATTAagacgtaaaggggaaagtgtggctaggggaaatttgtaagccagTAGTGGTTAACGTAAATGTGGGGAGGTCTAGcttgcttttgtatttttaccTTATGATCTCACCACAATACAAATAAGTCAGTCAGCtgataatgcaataaaatataatttattacagTATCCTGAAGTAAGAGATAAAAAGACCTTTTCTGTTTAGTAAAACGCAGATTGGAGTCAAGATCCTCATGTGGCATCCATGTCACAACAAATGACGGTGCTGTTGTGTCTGCCGACATAAAATGTAACTAAATCACAATTAAACAGTCATGAATCTTAAT from Macrobrachium nipponense isolate FS-2020 chromosome 28, ASM1510439v2, whole genome shotgun sequence carries:
- the LOC135201159 gene encoding transcription elongation factor A protein-like 4, with protein sequence MSEEGNVFVISEEKKGKTKDKDRTEDKGKKETEKKNKTKGKKIGKDDRQGEIRTEDIGKRAESKGQDESDSDSCRWKQVGKKKGRKGVAKSLDVGMEVDSPYSEEFKRSQDGSSRSESESEREIQKAVYLYEGGASMCMI